Proteins encoded in a region of the Benincasa hispida cultivar B227 chromosome 2, ASM972705v1, whole genome shotgun sequence genome:
- the LOC120072306 gene encoding transcription factor MYB36-like yields the protein MGRAPCCDKANVKKGPWSPEEDARLKAYIEEHGTGGNWIALPQKIGLKRCGKSCRLRWLNYLRPNIKHGGFSEEEDNIICNLYISIGSRWSVIAAQLPGRTDNDIKNYWNTRLKKKLLGKRKQSNSNNTNGISSSSSSNEDPKETLSNSALERLQLHMQLQGLQNPLSFYTHPQLWPKLHPMQEKIVQTLQSLNNHSPNFINPNLQTTTTTTNQLLQGQPPKAADLCIPPQPNSNSISLPCQIPPSSDHQKSSSGHHQVSNFMQVVDGFLDDQDKAGGFVAQTDEQVAEFDWFKEVGGSSKDSLIWWAQNNEHDMRSASSSNSWDSTSVLQSELMFQDFELGYNL from the exons ATGGGTCGAGCTCCATGCTGTGATAAAGCTAATGTTAAGAAAGGACCATGGTCACCTGAAGAAGATGCACGGCTTAAAGCTTATATTGAAGagcatggaactggaggaaACTGGATTGCTCTTCCTCAAAAAATTG GGCTCAAGAGATGTGGAAAAAGTTGCAGATTGAGATGGTTGAATTATCTGAGACCTAATATCAAACATGGAGGATTCTCTGAGGAAGAGGACAACATCATTTGTAATCTCTATATAAGCATTGGAAGCAG GTGGTCTGTGATTGCTGCTCAGCTGCCTGGAAGAACTGATAATGATATAAAAAACTACTGGAACACAAGACTTAAAAAGAAATTACTTGGGAAACGCAAACAATCAAATAGCAATAATACCAATGGCATTTCATCTTCATCAAGCAGTAATGAAGACCCAAAAGAGACTTTGAGTAACTCAGCCTTAGAAAGGCTTCAACTTCATATGCAACTTCAAGGCCTTCAAAATCCACTCTCTTTTTACACACATCCTCAGCTATGGCCCAAGCTCCATCCCATGCAAGAAAAAATTGTCCAAACCCTCCAATCTCTCAACAATCACAGCCCTAATTTTATTAACCCTAATCTCCAAACAACAACAACTACTACTAATCAGTTATTACAAGGCCAACCACCCAAGGCAGCTGATTTGTGTATTCCCCCACAGCCTAACTCCAATTCCATTTCTCTTCCTTGCCAAATCCCACCAAGTTCGGATCATCAAAAATCATCATCTGGGCATCATCAAGTTTCAAACTTTATGCAAGTGGTGGATGGATTTCTTGATGATCAAGACAAGGCTGGGGGTTTCGTAGCACAAACTGATGAACAAGTGGCTGAATTTGATTGGTTTAAGGAAGTGGGTGGATCTTCTAAGGACAGCTTGATTTGGTGGGCTCAGAATAATGAGCATGATATGAGATCTGCATCGTCCTCTAATTCATGGGATTCTACTTCTGTTCTGCAATCGGAATTGATGTTCCAAGATTTTGAGTTAGGGTATAATCTTTAG